In Catenulispora sp. MAP5-51, the following proteins share a genomic window:
- a CDS encoding carotenoid oxygenase family protein: protein MTGSRTLVPAGPLGGYRPVADEVSVFDLDVAGLLPPELDGTLLRIGPNPVHAPDPARRHHAFAGDAMVHGVRIRAGRAEWYRNRWIRTDRVCRALGTLPTPGPRHGLSDNANDNILRHAGRTLALGDGGVLPVELCPELTTIARSDFDETLPDGLCAHPERDPVTGELYAVAYRPGRAHIQYLTVDVAGRVRSCEPIELGHTPMMHAFSLTDRHAVLYDLPVVYSPAAVAAGSRVPYAWDDAVPARLGVLPREGAAADIRWIDVDPCYVFHPVNAYETGGRLVLDVVRHDRVFDSDRLSPGESRPTLWRWVLESERGVVIESRQLDDTVVEFPRMDDRFKGTPHRYAFAVAMRPGAGGALAGPGLVRHDVLTGGTDVHRFGPGRLTGEPAFLPRGPHAPEGDGWLLSFVYDAADDRSDLVVLDTADFTGPPVAEIRLPVRVPHGFHAGWIAAS, encoded by the coding sequence ATGACCGGATCCCGCACCCTCGTCCCGGCCGGTCCGCTCGGCGGCTACCGGCCGGTCGCCGACGAGGTCAGTGTCTTCGACCTCGATGTCGCCGGCCTGCTGCCGCCCGAGCTCGACGGCACGCTGCTGCGCATCGGCCCGAACCCCGTGCACGCCCCGGATCCGGCCCGGCGCCACCACGCCTTCGCCGGCGACGCGATGGTCCACGGCGTCCGGATCCGCGCCGGCCGCGCCGAGTGGTACCGCAACCGCTGGATCCGCACCGACCGCGTCTGCCGCGCGCTCGGCACGCTGCCGACGCCCGGGCCCCGGCACGGCCTGTCGGACAACGCGAACGACAACATCCTGCGACACGCCGGCCGCACCCTGGCCCTCGGCGACGGCGGCGTACTGCCGGTCGAGCTGTGCCCGGAGCTGACCACCATCGCGCGGTCGGACTTCGACGAGACGCTTCCGGACGGCCTGTGCGCGCACCCGGAACGCGACCCGGTCACCGGTGAGCTCTATGCCGTCGCCTACCGGCCCGGCCGCGCGCACATCCAGTACCTGACCGTCGACGTCGCCGGCCGGGTCCGGAGCTGCGAGCCGATCGAGCTCGGCCACACGCCGATGATGCACGCGTTCTCCCTGACCGATCGGCACGCGGTCTTGTACGACCTGCCCGTCGTTTACAGCCCTGCCGCGGTGGCGGCCGGCAGTCGCGTTCCCTACGCCTGGGACGACGCCGTCCCGGCGCGCCTTGGCGTACTGCCTCGCGAAGGCGCCGCCGCAGACATCCGCTGGATCGACGTCGACCCCTGCTACGTCTTCCACCCGGTGAACGCCTACGAGACCGGAGGCCGGCTCGTCCTGGACGTCGTCCGCCACGACCGTGTCTTCGATTCCGACCGCTTGAGCCCCGGTGAGTCCCGGCCGACGCTGTGGCGCTGGGTCCTGGAGTCCGAACGAGGAGTCGTGATCGAGAGCCGCCAGTTGGACGACACGGTCGTGGAGTTCCCGCGCATGGACGACCGCTTCAAGGGCACGCCGCACCGCTACGCGTTCGCGGTGGCGATGCGCCCCGGCGCCGGCGGGGCCCTGGCCGGTCCCGGGCTGGTCCGGCACGACGTGCTCACCGGCGGCACCGACGTCCACCGCTTCGGCCCGGGCCGCCTGACCGGCGAGCCGGCGTTCCTGCCGCGCGGCCCGCACGCCCCCGAGGGCGACGGCTGGCTGCTCAGCTTCGTCTACGACGCCGCCGACGACCGCAGCGACCTGGTGGTGCTGGACACCGCCGACTTCACCGGCCCGCCGGTCGCCGAGATCCGGCTGCCGGTGCGCGTGCCGCACGGGTTCCACGCCGGATGGATCGCAGCCTCCTGA
- a CDS encoding TIGR03084 family metal-binding protein, with protein sequence MNAMQDVFTDLAAEAADLDRAVAGLDAAGWATPTPAPGWTVAHQIAHLGFVAHLAWTAAAEPRAFGRMAAAAKDDFEGAVNAALKDYLAGGPDQTLARWRTEQAAATKTLAEVPAGEVVPWLVNPLPPSILAAAGMMELFGHGQDVYDALGIDRIPTDRIGHLAFFGTRTRDFGYLAHGLTPPAEEFRFELTAPSGLVWNFGPDDAAERVTGPAWDFCLLVSRRRHHADLALSATGAEAARWLGIAQAYRGPAGEGRRAGQFVGD encoded by the coding sequence GTGAACGCGATGCAGGACGTCTTCACCGATCTGGCCGCGGAGGCGGCGGACCTCGACCGCGCCGTGGCCGGCCTGGATGCTGCCGGCTGGGCGACCCCGACGCCGGCGCCGGGCTGGACCGTGGCACACCAGATCGCGCACCTGGGCTTCGTCGCCCACCTGGCCTGGACGGCGGCCGCCGAGCCGCGGGCGTTCGGCAGGATGGCGGCGGCCGCCAAGGACGACTTCGAGGGCGCCGTGAACGCCGCGCTGAAGGACTATCTGGCCGGCGGCCCCGACCAGACCCTGGCACGCTGGCGCACGGAGCAGGCGGCGGCCACGAAGACGCTGGCGGAGGTACCGGCGGGGGAGGTCGTGCCGTGGTTGGTTAATCCGCTGCCGCCGTCGATTCTGGCCGCCGCGGGGATGATGGAGCTGTTCGGGCACGGGCAGGATGTCTATGACGCGCTGGGCATTGACCGGATCCCGACAGATCGGATCGGGCACCTGGCGTTCTTCGGGACGCGCACTCGCGACTTCGGGTACCTGGCGCACGGGCTCACGCCGCCGGCGGAGGAGTTCCGCTTCGAGCTGACGGCCCCGAGCGGGCTGGTGTGGAACTTCGGGCCGGATGACGCGGCGGAGCGGGTGACGGGGCCGGCGTGGGACTTCTGTCTGTTGGTGAGTCGGCGGCGGCACCATGCGGATCTGGCGCTTAGCGCGACGGGTGCGGAGGCTGCGCGGTGGTTGGGGATTGCGCAGGCTTATCGGGGGCCGGCTGGGGAGGGGCGGAGGGCGGGGCAGTTTGTGGGGGATTGA
- a CDS encoding carboxymuconolactone decarboxylase family protein: protein MSANPIRPVLRRTALAQIQRVTPVDVRSARHLVAQVYHEMERDFGVLAPPLALHSPAPELLAASWLTLRETLIADGLAERPTKEVAASAVSLANSCPYCVTVHTATVNALVRGRDAQAIADDRFDDVTDEQLRAVAKWARDSAIREHAAEHELPFPPDQAPELIGVTASFHYLNRMVNVFLPDAPMPDGTPRGALPMVARVLGALMRRASRRPAPAGTSADLLPAAPLPADLAWAAGSPAVAEAFARAAGAVERAAGEAVPDSVAELLPRVLGSWDGRPPGLDRRWLDRALAGLPPADVPAGRLAVLVAMASWQVDQETVDTYRAAAGGARTLIQLTSWASFTAARHIASWTPTADNRRSAR, encoded by the coding sequence ATGAGTGCCAACCCCATCCGTCCGGTGCTCCGCCGCACCGCCCTGGCGCAGATCCAACGCGTCACCCCGGTAGACGTGCGCTCGGCTCGGCACCTCGTCGCGCAGGTCTACCACGAGATGGAGCGGGACTTCGGGGTCCTGGCGCCGCCGCTGGCCCTGCACTCCCCCGCCCCGGAACTCCTGGCCGCCAGCTGGCTGACGCTGCGCGAAACCCTGATCGCCGACGGCCTGGCCGAACGGCCGACCAAAGAGGTCGCGGCCTCAGCCGTATCGCTGGCGAATTCGTGCCCTTACTGCGTCACCGTCCACACCGCGACCGTCAACGCGCTCGTCCGAGGCCGCGACGCCCAAGCGATCGCCGACGACCGTTTCGACGACGTCACCGACGAGCAGCTGCGCGCCGTCGCCAAATGGGCCCGGGACAGCGCGATCCGCGAACACGCAGCAGAGCACGAACTGCCCTTCCCGCCCGATCAGGCCCCTGAGCTGATCGGCGTGACGGCGTCCTTCCACTACCTGAACCGCATGGTCAACGTCTTCCTCCCCGACGCCCCCATGCCCGACGGCACACCGCGCGGCGCCCTCCCGATGGTCGCCCGCGTCCTCGGCGCCCTGATGCGCCGCGCCTCACGCCGCCCGGCCCCCGCCGGCACCTCGGCCGACCTGCTCCCGGCCGCGCCGCTGCCGGCCGACCTGGCCTGGGCCGCGGGCAGCCCGGCGGTCGCCGAGGCCTTCGCGCGCGCCGCCGGGGCCGTCGAGCGCGCCGCCGGCGAAGCCGTGCCGGACTCGGTCGCCGAGCTGCTCCCGCGCGTGCTCGGCTCCTGGGACGGCCGTCCGCCGGGCCTGGACCGCCGCTGGCTGGACCGCGCGCTGGCCGGACTTCCGCCGGCCGACGTGCCCGCCGGACGGCTGGCGGTCCTGGTGGCGATGGCCTCCTGGCAGGTCGACCAGGAGACCGTCGACACCTACCGGGCCGCGGCGGGCGGAGCCAGGACCCTGATCCAGCTGACGTCGTGGGCGAGCTTCACCGCGGCGCGGCACATCGCCTCCTGGACGCCGACGGCCGACAACCGACGTTCCGCCCGGTGA
- a CDS encoding DUF1702 family protein: MAGTLRALRRRILTPNPKAVLMTERGFHIKNADSAALLEQIGGTFLTGYAHAAEARTIADAEEGLEQIPVRFRGFAYEGAGMGFTIRDGLPIGGSHHFADFLAGRAKNHEYMAWVGLGWGLARLPRFRWRRFTCEDPLMRWLVLDGYGFHQAFFKTDSYVRQQYREPHFPWPGGEHAWYAPRAIDQGIGRAMWFVCGTDPDLVADTFESFALDRRADLYAGAGLAATYAGGVDEAELRRFWQRAGEYQPQVAQGAAFAGTARYEADLVVPHTELALNVFCGMTAHESAELCDKARPSGDEGRVPAYEVWRQQISEAVAARPRS, from the coding sequence GTGGCCGGCACCCTGCGCGCGCTCCGGCGCCGCATCCTGACCCCGAATCCCAAGGCCGTGCTGATGACCGAGCGCGGCTTCCACATCAAGAACGCCGACTCCGCGGCCCTGCTGGAGCAGATCGGCGGGACCTTCCTCACCGGCTACGCCCACGCCGCCGAAGCCCGCACCATCGCCGACGCCGAAGAAGGTCTGGAGCAGATCCCCGTCCGCTTCCGCGGGTTCGCCTACGAGGGCGCCGGCATGGGCTTCACGATCCGCGACGGCCTGCCGATCGGCGGCTCGCACCACTTCGCCGACTTCCTCGCCGGCCGCGCCAAGAACCACGAGTACATGGCGTGGGTGGGCCTCGGTTGGGGCCTGGCGCGCCTGCCCCGCTTCCGCTGGCGCCGCTTCACGTGCGAGGACCCGCTGATGCGCTGGCTGGTCCTGGACGGCTACGGATTCCACCAAGCCTTCTTCAAGACCGACAGCTACGTCCGCCAGCAATACCGCGAACCGCACTTCCCCTGGCCGGGCGGCGAGCATGCCTGGTACGCCCCCCGCGCCATCGACCAGGGCATCGGCCGCGCGATGTGGTTCGTCTGCGGCACCGACCCGGACCTGGTCGCCGACACCTTCGAGAGCTTCGCCCTCGACCGCCGCGCCGACCTGTACGCCGGCGCCGGCCTGGCCGCGACCTACGCCGGCGGCGTCGACGAAGCCGAGCTGCGCCGCTTCTGGCAGCGCGCGGGCGAGTACCAGCCCCAGGTGGCGCAGGGTGCTGCGTTCGCCGGAACAGCGCGCTACGAGGCCGACTTGGTCGTGCCGCACACCGAACTGGCCCTGAACGTCTTCTGCGGCATGACAGCACACGAATCAGCAGAACTCTGCGACAAGGCACGCCCGTCCGGCGACGAGGGCCGCGTCCCGGCCTACGAGGTGTGGCGCCAGCAGATCTCCGAAGCCGTCGCCGCCCGCCCAAGGAGCTAG
- a CDS encoding cytochrome P450: MTATNLAPPPPAKPWPGPPRRQTPGLVRKLMRDRLALMSTAADGYGDAVRIAIGPKTLYFVNHPDYAKHVLADNAGNYHKGIGLVQARRALGDGLLTSEGELWRKQRKAIQPGFQAKRIAQQAPAVAEEAAALVARLRSHIGHGPVDVMHEMTGLTLGVLGRTLLDADLAAHSGIGAAFQAMQDQAMFEVVTLSMVPMWVPLPKQLRFRHARRELQDVVHALTAERDARPQGTAGDDVLSRLILSTRAESNTRIRDLRMRDELVTLLLAGHETTASTLSWTFNLLHENPWAWERVHAEANEVLGDRLPTFEDLHRLRYTSMVIEEAMRLYPPVWMLGRIAQADDDIDGYRVRAGSDVVVCPYTMHRHPDYWPQPTRFDPERFNPDVTHDRPRYAYIPFGAGPRFCIGNNLGLMEAAFVLAMVARELRLATQPGYRVVPEPMLSLRVRGGLPMTVRAAR, translated from the coding sequence ATGACCGCCACGAACCTGGCGCCGCCCCCGCCGGCCAAACCCTGGCCCGGCCCCCCGCGCCGCCAGACCCCCGGCCTGGTCAGGAAGCTGATGCGGGACCGCCTGGCCTTGATGAGCACGGCAGCCGACGGCTACGGCGACGCCGTCCGCATCGCCATCGGCCCCAAGACGCTGTACTTCGTGAACCACCCCGACTACGCCAAGCACGTCCTGGCCGACAACGCCGGCAACTACCACAAGGGCATCGGCCTGGTCCAAGCCCGCCGCGCCCTCGGCGACGGCCTCCTGACCAGCGAAGGCGAACTGTGGCGCAAGCAGCGCAAGGCGATCCAGCCGGGCTTCCAGGCCAAGCGCATCGCCCAGCAGGCCCCCGCCGTCGCCGAAGAGGCCGCCGCCCTCGTCGCACGCCTGCGCTCCCACATCGGCCACGGCCCCGTCGACGTGATGCACGAAATGACCGGCCTGACCCTCGGCGTCCTGGGCCGCACCCTGCTCGACGCCGACCTCGCCGCCCACAGCGGCATCGGCGCAGCGTTCCAGGCAATGCAGGACCAGGCGATGTTCGAAGTCGTCACCCTGAGCATGGTCCCGATGTGGGTACCACTCCCCAAACAGCTCCGATTCCGCCACGCCCGCCGCGAACTCCAGGACGTGGTCCACGCACTGACCGCCGAACGCGACGCCCGCCCGCAGGGAACAGCAGGCGACGACGTCCTGTCCCGCCTGATCCTCTCGACCCGCGCCGAGTCGAACACCCGCATACGCGACCTGCGCATGCGCGACGAACTGGTGACCCTGCTCCTGGCCGGCCACGAAACCACAGCCAGCACCCTGAGCTGGACCTTCAACCTGCTGCACGAGAACCCATGGGCCTGGGAGCGCGTCCACGCGGAGGCCAACGAGGTACTGGGCGACCGCCTCCCGACCTTCGAGGACCTGCACCGCCTCCGCTACACCTCGATGGTGATCGAGGAGGCGATGCGCCTGTACCCGCCGGTATGGATGCTGGGCCGCATCGCCCAGGCCGACGACGACATCGACGGCTACCGAGTGCGCGCGGGCTCGGACGTGGTGGTCTGCCCGTACACAATGCACCGACACCCCGACTACTGGCCTCAGCCGACCCGCTTCGACCCGGAGCGCTTCAACCCGGACGTGACGCACGACCGCCCGCGCTACGCGTACATCCCCTTCGGCGCCGGACCGCGCTTCTGCATCGGCAACAACCTCGGCTTGATGGAGGCGGCCTTCGTACTGGCGATGGTGGCCCGCGAACTGAGGCTGGCGACGCAGCCCGGATACCGAGTGGTGCCCGAGCCGATGCTGTCACTACGGGTGCGCGGCGGACTGCCGATGACGGTGAGGGCAGCCCGATGA
- a CDS encoding helix-turn-helix transcriptional regulator: protein MQPAVEHAIEAMWDRYEEPLTLSEMAAAASLSRFHFSRVFRSLTGTSPCRFLAAVRLSKAKDTLLQTSRNVTEIAYEVGYNSLGTFTSRFTRSVGVSPARYRQLSRSGMPVPLPAAVPGARGVVRGLVGLPEPAGPLRIYIGAFDSPIAQGMPVACDVLDAPGRFRLEGVPDGAWFIRAAAVPLRDVDPRPWKRKPLFVGALEPLHIRREKTLDLDLELHPLGLLDLPVLIALPELDSAELPEVVERVIGSERRTHPRPARSERPAPRASVDLLTSPRCA from the coding sequence ATGCAACCGGCGGTGGAACACGCCATCGAAGCCATGTGGGACCGGTACGAGGAACCGTTGACGCTGTCGGAGATGGCCGCGGCGGCGAGCTTGAGCCGATTCCACTTCTCCAGGGTCTTCCGGTCGCTGACCGGGACCTCACCGTGCCGGTTCCTGGCCGCCGTGCGATTGTCGAAGGCCAAGGACACCCTGCTGCAGACCTCCCGGAACGTCACCGAGATCGCCTACGAGGTCGGATACAACAGCCTGGGAACCTTCACCAGCCGCTTCACCAGGAGCGTCGGCGTCTCGCCGGCCCGCTACCGGCAGCTGTCGCGCTCCGGCATGCCGGTCCCGCTGCCGGCCGCCGTCCCGGGGGCCCGCGGCGTGGTGCGGGGCCTGGTGGGCCTGCCGGAGCCGGCCGGGCCGCTGCGGATATACATCGGGGCCTTCGACAGCCCCATCGCCCAGGGCATGCCAGTGGCCTGCGACGTCCTCGACGCGCCCGGACGCTTCCGGCTCGAAGGCGTCCCGGACGGCGCCTGGTTCATCCGGGCGGCGGCGGTCCCGCTGCGGGACGTCGATCCCCGGCCGTGGAAGCGCAAGCCGCTGTTCGTGGGCGCCCTGGAACCCCTGCACATCCGCCGGGAGAAGACCCTCGACCTCGATCTCGAACTGCATCCGCTGGGCCTGCTCGACCTGCCGGTGCTCATCGCCCTGCCGGAACTGGACAGCGCCGAACTCCCGGAGGTCGTCGAACGGGTCATCGGCTCCGAGCGCAGAACTCACCCTCGGCCCGCGCGCAGCGAACGGCCGGCCCCGCGGGCCTCGGTCGACCTCCTCACGTCGCCCCGCTGCGCCTGA
- a CDS encoding DUF1702 family protein, protein MAPLLGTLRRLALTPSFAEVSFRKRGFPIAADTATAQLEAIPQAVVCGFEWGIEVRRQYELEQRLALVDDEVRGFAYEGAAMAYTIRDAMAAGRGHRARDLLRGSGQPHIFLTYIGIGFAMSHLPRPLWRNVLPDLSGSAFYPTMSWFAVDGYGFDLAYFKTRKWVGQQRIPKPYPWDDSPAYFLRAVDFGIGRALWFIHGGDPDQTVAAVRRFAPRRQADLFSGVGLAAVFAGGCEAEGLGVLLDGAGEHRAEVALGAVLAVKGRHFSGHVPEHTETAAKALTGLTVDQVVDLADRTEVPYQDGTPEQPAYEQWRRRIREHFTAPAAPAAGATPHLERS, encoded by the coding sequence ATGGCGCCCTTGTTGGGGACGTTGCGCCGGCTCGCGCTCACTCCGTCGTTCGCCGAAGTGAGCTTCCGGAAGCGAGGCTTCCCCATCGCGGCCGACACCGCGACCGCACAACTGGAAGCGATTCCTCAAGCGGTCGTGTGCGGGTTCGAGTGGGGCATCGAAGTACGTCGGCAGTATGAGCTGGAGCAGCGGCTGGCCCTCGTCGACGACGAGGTGCGCGGCTTCGCCTATGAGGGTGCTGCGATGGCCTACACGATCCGCGACGCGATGGCGGCGGGCCGAGGACACCGGGCCCGCGATCTGCTCAGGGGCTCCGGACAGCCGCACATCTTCCTGACGTACATCGGCATCGGATTCGCGATGTCGCATCTGCCTCGTCCGCTGTGGCGCAACGTCCTGCCGGACCTGTCCGGCTCGGCCTTCTACCCGACGATGAGCTGGTTCGCCGTCGACGGCTACGGCTTCGACCTGGCGTACTTCAAAACCCGCAAGTGGGTCGGGCAACAGCGGATACCCAAACCGTATCCGTGGGACGACTCCCCCGCCTATTTCCTGCGCGCCGTCGACTTCGGCATCGGCCGGGCGCTGTGGTTCATCCACGGCGGCGACCCGGACCAGACCGTGGCGGCGGTGCGGCGTTTCGCTCCGCGGCGCCAGGCCGACCTGTTCTCGGGTGTCGGCCTGGCCGCGGTGTTCGCAGGGGGCTGCGAAGCGGAGGGCCTCGGTGTGCTCCTGGACGGCGCCGGCGAACACCGCGCCGAAGTTGCTCTGGGGGCGGTGCTGGCCGTCAAGGGCCGGCACTTCTCCGGCCACGTCCCGGAGCACACCGAGACCGCCGCGAAGGCGCTCACCGGCCTGACCGTCGATCAGGTGGTCGACCTCGCGGACCGCACCGAGGTCCCCTACCAGGACGGCACACCGGAGCAACCGGCCTACGAACAGTGGCGCCGGCGCATCCGCGAGCACTTCACCGCCCCGGCGGCCCCCGCCGCCGGCGCGACCCCCCACTTGGAGAGGAGTTGA
- a CDS encoding WHG domain-containing protein: MSPRQADPELGANLLEAAARLLAEQGPSALTTRRLAAAVGTSTMAVYTRFSGMDDLVRALVHEGFGRLAAGMGAVGASDDPVADVAELGIAYRQNALEHSHLYAVMFGGSTLVGFSLTDEDRSHGRYTLAILVDAVERCTRAGRFEDGDAQLTAHRMWIALHGLVTLELGGYLTEPYDADTCFEAQVRGLICAAGDDAAAATESMRAAWQRHRIRTNTDQEPEKQLS; encoded by the coding sequence ATGAGCCCCCGCCAGGCCGACCCCGAACTCGGCGCGAACCTGCTGGAGGCCGCGGCCCGCCTGCTGGCCGAGCAGGGGCCCTCGGCCCTGACCACCCGCCGCCTGGCCGCCGCCGTCGGCACCTCCACCATGGCCGTCTACACCCGTTTCAGCGGCATGGACGACCTGGTCCGCGCCCTGGTCCACGAGGGCTTCGGCCGGCTGGCCGCGGGCATGGGCGCGGTCGGCGCCTCCGACGACCCGGTCGCCGACGTCGCCGAACTCGGCATCGCCTACCGCCAGAACGCGCTGGAGCACAGCCACCTGTACGCGGTGATGTTCGGCGGCTCCACCCTCGTCGGCTTCTCGCTCACCGACGAGGACCGCAGCCACGGCCGCTACACGCTCGCGATCCTCGTCGACGCCGTCGAGCGCTGCACCCGGGCCGGGCGCTTCGAGGACGGCGACGCGCAGCTGACCGCGCACCGGATGTGGATCGCGCTGCACGGGCTGGTGACGCTGGAGCTCGGCGGTTACCTGACCGAGCCGTACGACGCGGACACCTGCTTCGAGGCACAGGTACGAGGCCTGATTTGTGCCGCCGGAGACGACGCCGCCGCCGCGACGGAGTCGATGCGGGCGGCCTGGCAGCGCCATCGGATACGCACCAACACGGATCAGGAGCCTGAAAAGCAACTGAGCTGA